A genomic segment from Aegilops tauschii subsp. strangulata cultivar AL8/78 chromosome 1, Aet v6.0, whole genome shotgun sequence encodes:
- the LOC109750851 gene encoding large ribosomal subunit protein eL33w — MVQGRQGQRVRLYVRGTILGYKRSKSNQYESTSLLQVEGVSTKEDVSYYAGKRIAYVYKAKTKSSGTTVRCIWGKVTRPHCNSAVVRAQFRSNLPATSMGKKVRVFMYPSST; from the exons ATGGTGCAGGGACGCCAGGGCCAGCGCGTCAGGCTCTACGTGCGGGGCACCATCCTGGGCTACAAGAG gtcCAAGTCGAACCAGTACGAGAGCACGTCGCTGCTCCAGGTGGAGGGGGTGAGCACCAAGGAGGACGTGTCGTACTACGCCGGCAAGCGCATCGCCTACGTCTACAAGGCCAAGACCAAGAGCAGCGGCACCACCGTCCGCTGCATCTGGGGCAAGGTCACGCGCCCCCACTGCAACTCCGCCGTCGTGCGCGCGCAGTTCCGGTCCAACCTCCCCGCCACCTCCATG GGCAAGAAGGTCCGCGTCTTCATGTACCCCAGCAGCACCTAA